A single Oryctolagus cuniculus chromosome 16, mOryCun1.1, whole genome shotgun sequence DNA region contains:
- the SEMA6B gene encoding semaphorin-6B — MRTPRASPSRPVLLLLLLLLGGAHSLFPEEPPPLSVAPREYLSHYPVFVGGGPGRLTPAEDAGDLNIQRVLRVNRTLFIGDRDHLYRVELEPPTATELRYQRKLTWRSNPGDIDVCRMKGKQEGECRNFVKVLLLRDPSTLFVCGSNAFNPVCANYSMDTLQPIGDNISGMARCPYDPKHANVALFSDRMLFTATVTDFLAIDAVIYRSLGDRPTLRTVKHDSKWFKEPYFVHAVEWGSHVYFFFREIAMEFNYLEKVVVARVARVCKNDVGGSPRVLEKQWTSFLKARLNCSVPGDSHFYFNVLRAVTGVVSLGGRPVVLAVFSTPTNSIPGSAVCAFDMTQVAAVFEGRFREQKSPESIWTPVPEDQVPRPRPGCCAAPGSLYNASSALPDEILSFVKTHPLMDEAVPSLGRAPWIVRTLMRHQLTRVAVDVGAGPWGNQTVVFLGSEAGTVLKFLVRPNASAAGPAAPSVFLEEFETYRPDRCGRADAGESGQRLLSLELDAASGGLLAAFPRCVVRVPVARCQQHSGCMKNCIGSQDPYCGWAPDGSCIFLSPGTRVAFEQDVSGASTAGLGDCTGLLRASLSEERAGLVSVNLLVTSSVAAFVVGAVVSGFSVGWFVGLRERRELARRKDKEAILAHGGGEAVLSVSRLGERRAAGPGGRGGGGGGGGGGVGGGGAPPEALLAPFMQNGWAKATLLQGGPHDLDSGLLPTPEQTPLPQKRLPTPHPHAHAHPHALGARAWDHGHALLSASASSSLLLLAPARAPEQPPAPPGEPAPDGRLCPARPGRASHGDFPLTPHASPDRRRVVSAPTGPLDPASAADGLARPWSPPPTGSLRRPGAHGPPAAALRRTHTFNSGEGRPGDRPRGRHVRPSTDLGHLLPYGGADRTAPPVP; from the exons ATGCGGACCCCGCGAGCGTCCCCTTCCCGCCCggtcctgctgctcctgctgctgctactAGGGGGCGCCCACAGCCTCTTCCCAGAGGAGCCGCCGCCGCTCAGCGTGGCCCCCAGGGAGT ATCTGAGCCACTATCCCGTGTTCGTGGGCGGTGGGCCTGGCCGGCTGACCCCTGCGGAGGACGCCGGAGACCTTAACATCCAGCGCGTGCTGAGGGTCAACAGGACACTGTTCATCGGGGACAG GGACCACCTCTACCGGGTGGAGCTGGAGCCTCCCACGGCCACGGAGCTGCGGTACCAGCGG AAGCTGACCTGGCGCTCCAACCCCGGCGACATTGACGTGTGTCGCATGAAAGGGAAACAGGAG GGCGAGTGTCGCAACTTCGTCAAGGTGTTGCTGCTCCGGGACCCGTCCACCCTCTTCGTGTGCGGCTCCAACGCCTTCAACCCCGTGTGCGCCAACTACAGC ATGGACACACTGCAGCCCATCGGGGACAACATCAGCGGCATGGCCCGCTGCCCCTACGACCCGAAGCACGCCAACGTGGCCCTGTTCTCCG ACAGGATGCTGTTCACGGCCACCGTCACCGACTTCCTGGCCATCGACGCCGTCATCTACCGCAGCCTGGGGGACCGGCCCACGCTGCGCACCGTGAAGCACGACTCCAAGTGGTTCAAGG AGCCCTACTTCGTGCACGCGGTGGAGTGGGGCAGCCACGTGTACTTCTTCTTCCGGGAGATCGCCATGGAATTCAACTACCTGGAGAAG GTGGTGGTGGCCCGCGTGGCCCGCGTGTGCAAGAACGACGTGGGGGGCTCGCCCCGCGTGCTGGAGAAGCAGTGGACGTCCTTCCTGAAGGCGCGGCTCAACTGCTCCGTGCCCGGCGACTCGCACTTCTACTTCAACGTGCTGCGGGCCGTCACGGGCGTGGTCAGCCTGGGCGGCCGGCCCGTGGTCCTCGCCGTCTTCTCCACGCCCACCAACAG CATCCCCGGCTCGGCCGTCTGCGCCTTCGACATGACGCAGGTGGCCGCCGTGTTCGAGGGCCGCTTCCGCGAGCAGAAGTCGCCCGAGTCCATCTGGACGCCGGTGCCCGAGGACCAGGTGCCGCGGCCCCG GCCCGGGTGCTGCGCGGCGCCCGGCTCCCTGTACAACGCGTCCAGCGCGCTGCCCGACGAGATCCTGAGCTTCGTCAAGACCCACCCGCTCATGGACGAGGCCGTGCCCTCGCTGGGCCGCGCGCCCTGGATCGTGCGCACCCTGATGCG GCACCAGCTGACGCGCGTGGCCGTGGACGtgggcgccggcccctggggcaACCAGACCGTGGTGTTCCTGGGCTCCGAGGCCGGCACCGTCCTCAAGTTCCTGGTCCGGCCCAACGCCAGCGCGGCCGGGCCTGCGGCACCCAGCGTCTTCCTGGAGGAGTTTGAGACCTACCGGCCAGACAG GTGCGGACGAGCTGACGCTGGCGAGAGCGGGCAGCGGCTGCTTAGCCTGGAGCTGGACGCGGCCTCGGGCGGCTTGCTCGCTGCCTTCCCCCGCTGCGTGGTCAGGGTGCCCGTGGCCCGGTGCCAGCAGCACTCGGGGTGCATGAA GAACTGCATCGGCAGCCAGGACCCCTACTGCGGCTGGGCCCCGGACGGCTCCTGCATCTTCCTGAGCCCTGGCACCAg GGTCGCCTTTGAGCAGGATGTGTCCGGGGCCAGCACAGCGGGCTTAGGGGACTGCAcag GACTGCTGCGCGCCAGCCTCTCGGAGGAGCGCGCCGGGCTGGTGTCGGTGAACCTGCTGGTGACGTCGTCCGTGGCGGCCTTCGTGGTGGGCGCCGTGGTGTCGGGCTTCAGCGTGGGCTGGTTCGTGGGCCTGCGCGAGCGGCGGGAGCTGGCGCGCCGCAAGGACAAGGAGGCCATCCTGGCGCACGGGGGCGGCGAGGCCGTGCTGAGCGTGAGCCGGCTGGGCGAGCGCAGGGCGGCGGGGCCCGGaggccggggcggcggcggcggcggcggcggcggcggcgtgggAGGCGGCGGGGCGCCCCCCGAGGCCCTGCTGGCGCCCTTCATGCAGAACGGCTGGGCCAAGGCCACGCTGCTGCAGGGCGGCCCCCACGACCTGGACTCGGGGCTGCTGCCCACGCCCGAGCAGACGCCGCTGCCCCAGAAGCGCCTGCCCACGCCGCACCCGCACGCGCACGCGCACCCGCACGCCCTCGGCGCCCGCGCCTGGGACCACGGCCACGCCCTGCTCTCCGCCTCCGCGTCCTCGTCGCTCCTGCTGCTGGCCCCCGCCCGGGCGCCCGAGCAGCCCCCCGCGCCCCCCGGCGAGCCGGCCCCCGACGGCCGCCTGTGCCCCGCCCGGCCGGGCCGCGCGTCCCACGGCGACTTCCCCCTCACGCCGCACGCCAGCCCGGACCGCCGGCGGGTGGTGTCAGCGCCCACGGGCCCCTTGGACCCAGCCTCGGCCGCCGACGGCCTCGCGCGGCCCTGGAGCCCGCCGCCCACGGGCAGCCTGCGGAGGCCGGGCGCGCACGGGCCGCCGGCCGCCGCCCTGCGCCGCACGCACACGTTCAACAGCGGCGAGGGGCGGCCCGGGGACCGGCCCCGCGGCCGCCACGTCCGGCCGAGcacggacttgggccacctgctcccCTACGGGGGGGCGGACAGGACTGCGCCCCCCGTGCCCTAG
- the LRG1 gene encoding leucine-rich alpha-2-glycoprotein, translating to MASWSGERNQSVGGPEPQACRLLSLLLLAAAAARGLARSPDGCLVLQSNKGTSVSCHSAGRFPGDLPADTTFLSVEFSNLTRLPAAGLHGVPRLQELHLSSNRLQELPATLLRPAPRLRVLDLTRNALRALPPGLFEGAAALRVLVLKENQLGALEGSWLQGLGALWFLDLSGNGLSTLPPELLAGLSSLRVLDLADNRLETLPTGLLRTQVHLERLHLEGNRLRELPGDLLAAQRQLVYLFLNDNRLASVAAGAFRSLRRLSMLDLSNNLLASLPPGLLAPLGWPSGYLRDGFDLSGNPWVCDRDLEDLFRWLLDNRDKMFSANDTRCAGPEARQGETLLAAAGA from the exons ATGGCCTCTTGGAGCGGAGAACGCAACCAGAG CGTGGGGGGCCCGGAGCCCCAGGCTTGCCGACTGCTgtccctcctgctgctggctgcGGCCGCGGCCCGGGGGCTCGCCCGGAGCCCCGACGGCTGCCTGGTGCTGCAGTCCAACAAGGGCACCTCGGTCTCCTGCCACTCGGCCGGGCGCTTCCCCGGCGACCTCCCGGCCGACACCACCTTCCTGTCCGTGGAGTTCTCCAACCTGACCCGGCTGCCGGCCGCCGGCCTCCACGGCGTGCCGCGGCTGCAGGAGCTGCACCTGTCCAGCAACCGGCTGCAGGAGCTGCCCGCCACGCTCCTGCGGCCCGCGCCGCGGCTGCGCGTGCTGGACCTCACCCGCAACGCCCTCAGGGCGCTGCCCCCCGGCCTCTTCGAGGGGGCGGCCGCGCTGCGGGTGCTGGTGCTGAAGGAGAACCAGCTGGGGGCGCTcgagggctcctggctgcagggcctgggggcgCTGTGGTTCCTGGACCTCTCGGGAAACGGCCTCTCCACGCTGCCCCCTGAGCTGCTGGCCGGCCTCAGCAGCCTGCGTGTCCTTGACCTTGCCGACAACCGGCTGGAGACCCTGCCGACCGGCCTCCTGAGGACGCAGGTGCACCTGGAGCGGCTGCACCTGGAGGGGAACCGGTTGCGGGAGCTCCCGGGGGACCTGCTCGCCGCCCAGCGCCAGCTGGTCTACCTCTTTCTCAACGACAACCGGCTGGCCTCGGTGGCGGCCGGCGCCTTCCGGAGCCTCCGGCGCCTCAGCATGCTGGACTTGTCCAACAACCTGCTGGCCAGCCTGCCCCCGGGGCTCTTGGCGCCCTTGGGCTGGCCCTCCGGGTACCTGAGGGACGGCTTCGACCTCTCCGGGAACCCCTGGGTGTGCGACCGCGACCTCGAAGATCTTTTCCGCTGGCTCCTGGACAACAGAGACAAGATGTTCTCGGCCAACGACACCCGCTGTGCCGGGCCCGAGGCTCGGCAGGGCGAGACGCTGCTGGCGGCGGCCGGGGCCTAG
- the PLIN5 gene encoding perilipin-5 gives MSDDQTAQDQQNVVQRVAALPLVQATCSAVSDAYTAAKDRHPLLGSACRLAERCVCGLTARALDHAQPLLSHLQPQLATVNHLACRGLDKLEEKLPFLQQPSDTVVTSAKDAVASSVTGVVGLARRGRRWSVELQRSVSHAVDAVLAKSEELVGHFLPVTEEELAALAAEAAGPEVDSLEEQRRQQGYFVRLGSLSARLRHLAYEHSLGKLRQSKRRAQDTLAQLWETLELIHGAQCGATPDPSACPGQVHQLWEGCGQHPLDNGHSRSQAELQTLVLCRSLTLELQSAVDTLEASVRGLPPGAQEKVAEVRRGVDALRAAFADARCFGDVPAAALAEGRGRVARAHACVDELLELVVQAVPLPWLVGPFAPILVERPEPLPDLAACVDEVVGSPDPRWAHLDWPAQQRAWEAQHGQGSGLPGGPGEEEPAPPSGPDKHSLMPELDF, from the exons ATGTCTGACGACCAGACGGCTCAGGACCAGCAG AACGTGGTGCAGCGCGTGGCAGCCCTGCCGCTGGTCCAGGCCACGTGCAGCGCGGTTTCCGACGCTTACACCGCGGCCAAGGACAGGCACCCGCTGCTGGGCTCCGCCTGCCGCCTGGCCGAGCGCTGCGTGTGCGGCCTGACCGCGCGGGCTCTGGACCACGCCCAGCCGCTGCTcagccacctgcagccccagc TGGCCACGGTGAACCATCTGGCCTGCAGGGGGCTGGACAAACTGGAGGAGAAGCTGCCGTTTTTACAACAACCCTCGGACACG GTGGTGACGTCGGCCAAGGACGCGGTGGCCAGCAGCGTCACCGGCGTGGTGGGCCTGGcgcggcggggccggcgctggAGCGTGGAGCTGCAGCGCTCCGTGAGCCACGCCGTGGACGCCGTGCTGGCCAAGTCCGAGGAGCTGGTGGGTCACTTCCTGCCCGTGACGGAGGAGGAGCTGG CGGCGCTGGCCGCCGAGGCCGCGGGCCCGGAAGTGGACTCCCTAGAGGAGCAGAGGAGACAACAGGGCTACTTCGTGCGTCTGGGCTCCCTGTCCGCGCGGCTCCGCCACCTGGCCTATGAGCACtctctggggaaactgaggcagagcaaACGCCGCGCCCAGGAcaccctggcccagctgtgggagaccctggagctg ATCCACGGCGCGCAGTGTGGGGCGACCCCCGACCCCTCGGCCtgcccagggcaggtgcaccAGCTGTGGGAGGGCTGCGGCCAGCACCCCCTGGACAACGGCCACAGCCGGAGCCag gccGAACTGCAGACCCTGGTGCTGTGCCGGAGCCTGACCCTGGAGCTGCAGAGCGCGGTGGACACGCTGGAGGCCAGCGTGCGGGGGCTGCCCCCCGGGGCCCAGGAGAAGGTGGCCGAGGTGCGGCGCGGCGTGGACGCGCTGCGGGCCGCCTTCGCCGACGCCCGCTGCTTCGGGGACGTGCCGGCGGCGGCGCTGGCCGAGGGCCGGGGCCGCGTGGCGCGGGCGCACGCCTGCGTGGACGAGCTGCTGGAGCTGGTGGTGCAGGCCGTGCCGCTGCCCTGGCTCGTGGGGCCCTTCGCGCCCATCCTGGTGGAGCGGCCCGAGCCCCTGCCTGACCTGGCCGCCTGCGTGGACGAGGTGGTCGGGAGCCCCGACCCCCGCTGGGCGCACCTGGACTGGCCTGcccagcagagagcctgggaggCCCAGCACGGGCAGGGGTCGGGCCTCCCGGGGGGCCCTGGCGAGGAGGAGCCGGCGCCCCCTAGCGGCCCGGACAAGCACAGCCTGATGCCGGAGCTGGACTTCTGA